One genomic segment of Sminthopsis crassicaudata isolate SCR6 chromosome 4, ASM4859323v1, whole genome shotgun sequence includes these proteins:
- the TRIM50 gene encoding E3 ubiquitin-protein ligase TRIM50 yields MALPTRDPDLANRLRCPVCLEIFKEPLMLQCGHSYCRDCLNALAHHLGNKLFCPVCRQVAPDVSSSPPNVSLAQVIEALHLPGERELSLCTHHRNPLSLFCERDGELICGLCGLLGSHQQHQVTPVSTVYSRMKEELSGLFSDLKQQREKLEEQITRLGNNRTRITNESDVFSWVVRREFQELHHLLDEEKARCLTGIECHTRGLVASMDIQLEQVQGARERLNQAERLLEQLSEESPLDFIQKYRTTASSTKLQQTLLLEGTFNAVSFKPSFHPADLKMTVWKRLFREVLPAMEMLKLDPTTAHPLLQLSKGNTVVQCSPLSQRCVSHPDAFDYNTCVLTSRGFSCGRHYWEVLVGSKSHWRLGLIKGTASRKGKLTKSPEHGVWLLGFKEGRGYEAFQCPRVLLPVAGRPHRIGVYLHYEQGELTFFDADRPEGLQALYTFQADFQGKLYPILDTCWHERGNNSLPMVLPQPPGPGHLPALEHTKL; encoded by the exons ATGGCGCTGCCAACGAGGGACCCTGATCTGGCAAACCGGCTTCGATGTCCCGTTTGCTTGGAGATCTTCAAGGAGCCCCTGATGCTACAATGCGGCCATTCTTACTGCAGAGATTGTCTGAACGCCTTGGCTCACCACCTGGGTAACAAGCTGTTCTGTCCCGTGTGCCGGCAGGTGGCACCTGACGTCAGCAGCTCCCCGCCCAATGTTTCCCTGGCCCAGGTGATCGAAGCTCTGCACCTCCCGGGGGAGCGGGAGCTGAGCCTCTGTACCCATCACCGAAACCCCCTCAGCCTGTTCTGTGAGAGGGACGGGGAGCTCATCTGTGGCCTTTGTGGCCTTCTGGGCTCCCACCAGCAGCACCAGGTCACGCCTGTCTCCACTGTGTACAGCCGCATGAAG GAAGAGCTCTCGGGCCTCTTCTCGGACCTGAAACAACAGCGAGAAAAACTGGAGGAACAGATCACCAGATTAGGGAACAACCGGACCCGGATCACC aaTGAGTCAGACGTGTTCAGTTGGGTGGTCCGGAGGGAGTTCCAGGAGTTACACCACCTGCTGGACGAGGAGAAGGCCCGCTGTCTGACAGGCATCGAGTGCCACACGCGGGGCCTCGTGGCCTCCATGGACATCCAGCTGGAGCAGGTCCAGGGTGCCCGCGAGCGGCTGAACCAGGCCGAACGCCTCCTGGAGCAGCTGAGTGAGGAGAGTCCCCTTGACTTCATCCAG AAATACCGCACCACGGCCTCAAG CACCAAGTTGCAGCAGACTCTGCTCCTAGAGGGAACCTTCAATGCCGTCTCCTTCAAGCCCAGCTTCCATCCGGCCGACCTCAAAATGACGGTGTGGAAGCGGCTGTTCCGCGAGGTTCTGCCGG CCATGGAGATGCTGAAATTGGACCCGACCACGGCCCACCCGCTCCTACAGCTCTCCAAAGGGAACACGGTGGTCCAGTGCAGCCCTCTGTCCCAGCGCTGTGTCAGCCACCCTGACGCCTTCGACTACAACACCTGCGTCCTCACCAGTCGGGGCTTCTCCTGCGGCCGTCACTACTGGGAGGTGTTGGTGGGCAGCAAGAGCCACTGGCGGCTTGGGCTCATCAAGGGCACTGCCAGCCGGAAGGGCAAGCTGACCAAGTCCCCGGAGCATGGCGTGTGGCTGCTTGGATTCAAGGAGGGCCGGGGCTATGAGGCCTTCCAGTGCCCGCGAGTGCTCCTGCCCGTGGCTGGTCGCCCCCATCGGATAGGTGTGTATCTCCACTATGAGCAGGGGGAGCTCACTTTCTTTGATGCAGACCGCCCCGAGGGCCTCCAGGCCCTGTACACCTTCCAGGCTGACTTCCAAGGCAAGCTGTACCCTATCCTGGACACTTGCTGGCATGAACGGGGCAACAATTCCCTTCCCATGGTCCTGCCTCAACCTCCGGGGCCTGGCCACCTCCCTGCACTAGAGCACACCAAGCTGTAG
- the NSUN5 gene encoding 28S rRNA (cytosine-C(5))-methyltransferase isoform X1 — MALYGAAAAVLSGLEAHQGSLKTLVYGSRFQNVRQLYALVCETQRYSAVLDSVIRSAGLLQAEKKLKPHLAKVLVYELLLGRGLRGGGRWKPVLSRHKARLQAEFARLKVKRCVSRNEDLLESGPGAGQGAKLPRFVRVNTLKTNLEDAVDYLKREGYVYQGRASGLDELRALQGKRFFLDSLLPELLVFPSGTDFHKHPLYQAGHLILQDKASCLPATLLAPPPGSHVIDACAAPGNKTSHLAALLKNQGKIFAFDLDAGRLATMATLLTRAGVSCCEIANKDFLSVSPSDPRYRQVQYILLDPSCSGSGMVSRQLEEPSAGSSSQERLQALAGFQRRALSHALSFPALQRLVYSTCSVCQEENEDVVRDVLQQIEGTFRLVHVLPPWPERGLSTFPEAEHCLRASPETTLTGGFFVAVLERAGGSSGSEPQALAEEPEPNVAPKKKKKRRRRPLTT, encoded by the exons ATGGCGCTGTACGGGGCTGCGGCCGCAGTGCTCTCGGGGCTGGAGGCCCACCAGGGCTCCCTCAAGACCCTGGTCTATGGCAGCCGCTTCCAG AATGTCCGGCAGCTGTACGCCCTGGTGTGCGAGACGCAGCGCTATTCGGCCGTGCTGGACTCCGTGATCCGCAGCGCGGGGCTCCTGCAGGCAGAGAAGAAGCTCAAGCCCCACCTGGCCAAG GTCCTGGTGTACGAGCTGCTGCTGGGCCGGGGCTTGCGTGGCGGGGGCCGATGGAAGCCAGTGCTGTCCCGGCACAAGGCCAGGCTGCAGGCCGAATTTGCCCGGCTCAAGGTGAAGCGCTGCGTGAGCCGCAACGAGGACCTCCTGGAGTCCGGCCCCGGGGCCGGTCAGG GGGCCAAGCTCCCTCGTTTTGTGCGGGTGAACACTCTCAAGACCAACCTGGAGGATGCTGTGGATTACTTGAAGCGTGAGGGCTATGTCTATCAGGGCCGCGCTTCTGG CCTGGACGAGCTTCGGGCCCTGCAGGGGAAACGTTTCTTCCTGGACTCGCTGCTCCCAGAGCTACTTGTGTTCCCTTCAGGCACTGATTTCCACAAGCACCCGCTCTACCAGGCTGGTCATCTCATCCTGCAAGACAAG gccagCTGCCTCCCAGCCACCCTGCTCGCCCCTCCACCCGGCTCCCACGTCATAGACGCTTGTGCGGCCCCGGGCAACAAGACAAGCCACCTGGCTGCTCTGCTGAAAAACCAGGG GAAAATCTTTGCTTTTGACCTGGATGCTGGGCGGCTAGCGACCATGGCCACACTGCTGACCAGGGCCGGAGTCTCTTGCTGCGAGATCGCCAACAAGGACTTTCTGTCCGTATCTCCCTCTGACCCGCGTTACCGCCAGGTCCAGTACATCCTGCTGGACCCTTCTTGCAGTGGTTCTG GCATGGTGTCCAGGCAGCTGGAGGAGCCCAGTGCGGGCAGCTCCAGCCAGGAACGCTTGCAGGCCCTGGCCGGCTTCCAGCGTCGTGCCCTGAGCCACGCGCTCTCCTTCCCGGCCCTGCAGCGCTTGGTCTATTCGACCTGTTCCGTGTGCCAGGAGGAGAACGAGGATGTGGTACGCGACGTCCTGCAGCAGATCGAGGGCACCTTTAG GCTTGTCCACGTGTTACCTCCATGGCCAGAGAGAGGCCTCAGCACCTTCCCAGAGGCCGAACATTGTCTCCGGGCATCCCCCGAAACCACGCTCACGGGGGGCTTCTTTGTGGCTGTACTGGAACGGGCAGGGGGGAG CTCAGGTTCAGAACCACAGGCGCTGGCTGAAGAACCCGAGCCCAATGTGGCtcccaagaaaaagaagaaacgaCGGCGGAGACCATTAACTACATGA
- the NSUN5 gene encoding 28S rRNA (cytosine-C(5))-methyltransferase isoform X2 gives MALYGAAAAVLSGLEAHQGSLKTLVYGSRFQNVRQLYALVCETQRYSAVLDSVIRSAGLLQAEKKLKPHLAKVLVYELLLGRGLRGGGRWKPVLSRHKARLQAEFARLKVKRCVSRNEDLLESGPGAGQGAKLPRFVRVNTLKTNLEDAVDYLKREGYVYQGRASGLDELRALQGKRFFLDSLLPELLVFPSGTDFHKHPLYQAGHLILQDKASCLPATLLAPPPGSHVIDACAAPGNKTSHLAALLKNQGKIFAFDLDAGRLATMATLLTRAGVSCCEIANKDFLSVSPSDPRYRQVQYILLDPSCSGSGMVSRQLEEPSAGSSSQERLQALAGFQRRALSHALSFPALQRLVYSTCSVCQEENEDVVRDVLQQIEGTFRLVHVLPPWPERGLSTFPEAEHCLRASPETTLTGGFFVAVLERAGGRFRTTGAG, from the exons ATGGCGCTGTACGGGGCTGCGGCCGCAGTGCTCTCGGGGCTGGAGGCCCACCAGGGCTCCCTCAAGACCCTGGTCTATGGCAGCCGCTTCCAG AATGTCCGGCAGCTGTACGCCCTGGTGTGCGAGACGCAGCGCTATTCGGCCGTGCTGGACTCCGTGATCCGCAGCGCGGGGCTCCTGCAGGCAGAGAAGAAGCTCAAGCCCCACCTGGCCAAG GTCCTGGTGTACGAGCTGCTGCTGGGCCGGGGCTTGCGTGGCGGGGGCCGATGGAAGCCAGTGCTGTCCCGGCACAAGGCCAGGCTGCAGGCCGAATTTGCCCGGCTCAAGGTGAAGCGCTGCGTGAGCCGCAACGAGGACCTCCTGGAGTCCGGCCCCGGGGCCGGTCAGG GGGCCAAGCTCCCTCGTTTTGTGCGGGTGAACACTCTCAAGACCAACCTGGAGGATGCTGTGGATTACTTGAAGCGTGAGGGCTATGTCTATCAGGGCCGCGCTTCTGG CCTGGACGAGCTTCGGGCCCTGCAGGGGAAACGTTTCTTCCTGGACTCGCTGCTCCCAGAGCTACTTGTGTTCCCTTCAGGCACTGATTTCCACAAGCACCCGCTCTACCAGGCTGGTCATCTCATCCTGCAAGACAAG gccagCTGCCTCCCAGCCACCCTGCTCGCCCCTCCACCCGGCTCCCACGTCATAGACGCTTGTGCGGCCCCGGGCAACAAGACAAGCCACCTGGCTGCTCTGCTGAAAAACCAGGG GAAAATCTTTGCTTTTGACCTGGATGCTGGGCGGCTAGCGACCATGGCCACACTGCTGACCAGGGCCGGAGTCTCTTGCTGCGAGATCGCCAACAAGGACTTTCTGTCCGTATCTCCCTCTGACCCGCGTTACCGCCAGGTCCAGTACATCCTGCTGGACCCTTCTTGCAGTGGTTCTG GCATGGTGTCCAGGCAGCTGGAGGAGCCCAGTGCGGGCAGCTCCAGCCAGGAACGCTTGCAGGCCCTGGCCGGCTTCCAGCGTCGTGCCCTGAGCCACGCGCTCTCCTTCCCGGCCCTGCAGCGCTTGGTCTATTCGACCTGTTCCGTGTGCCAGGAGGAGAACGAGGATGTGGTACGCGACGTCCTGCAGCAGATCGAGGGCACCTTTAG GCTTGTCCACGTGTTACCTCCATGGCCAGAGAGAGGCCTCAGCACCTTCCCAGAGGCCGAACATTGTCTCCGGGCATCCCCCGAAACCACGCTCACGGGGGGCTTCTTTGTGGCTGTACTGGAACGGGCAGGGGGGAG GTTCAGAACCACAGGCGCTGGCTGA